Proteins encoded by one window of Vidua chalybeata isolate OUT-0048 chromosome 15, bVidCha1 merged haplotype, whole genome shotgun sequence:
- the SRA1 gene encoding steroid receptor RNA activator 1 yields MAESYVKPGNQERGWNDPPQFSYGLQAQAGGSRRTPLTRRAAPPPAGAPPGAPPGPPGAPADPAAPPPRALGPPPQGSAGAAPRAEGRPSAACPEQEECSVSADTVLAPLRAALDACRAAVQKQVCNDIGRRLTVLEDAWAQGKLSAPVRKRMSLLVQELQQQHWDAADEIHRSLMVDHVNEVSQWMVGVKRLIAETRDLPGETDGSAAAEPATEPATEPEQEEP; encoded by the exons ATGGCGGAGTCCTACGTGAAGCCGG GGAACCAGGAGCGCGGCTGGAACGACCCCCCCCAGTTCTCGTACGGGCTGCAGGCGCAAGCCGGGGGCTCCCGCCGGACCCCGCTCACCCGCCGGGCCGCCCCTCCGCCCGCGGGAGCACCCCCAG GTGCCCCCCCGGGCCCGCCCGGTGCTCCCGCCGACCCCGCAGCGCCGCCCCCCCGGGCGCTGGGGCCGCCCCCGCAGGGTTctgccggcgctgccccgcgggCCGAGGGCCGGCCGAGCGCGGCGTGCCCGGAGCAGGAGGAGTGCAGCGTGTCCGCCGACACCGTCCTTGCCCCGCTGCGGGCAGCCCTGGACGCCTGCCGGGCCGCGGTGCAG AAACAAGTGTGCAATGACATCGGGCGGCGGCTGACAGTGCTGGAGGATGCATGGGCTCAGGGGAAGCTGTCGGCACcagtgaggaagaggatgagCCTCCTGGTGCAAG agcttcagcagcagcactgggatgcaGCTGATGAGATCCACCGCTCGCTTATGGTGGACCACGTGAACGAGGTGAGCCAGTGGATGGTGGGCGTCAAGCGCCTCATCGCTGAGACGCGGGACCTGCCCGGAGAGACGGACGGCAGCGCTGCCGCCGAGCCCGCGACTGAGCCCGCGACAGAGCCggagcaggaggagccctgA